From the genome of Pseudarthrobacter sp. NIBRBAC000502772:
TCTCCGCTTCAGTCCCCGGTTCAGTCTCCGGTCCGGCCGGACGCAGCGCCGAGCCTGTTCCCGCCCAGACGGTGGAGGTGTCCGCATGAGCTTCTCGTTCCGCTGTGTTGACGCCGTTGCCGATGCACCACTCCTCCACAGCTGGGTCACACAGCCTTACGCGTCGTTCTGGGGGATGCTGTCCTCCACAGTTGACGGGGTTGTGGAGGAATACTCGAAAATCCAGGCAACGGGGCATCACCACGCCTTGCTGGGGATCAACGACGACGGCGTCCCCGCCTTCCTGATGGAGGAATACCTGCCGGCCGCCTCGCCACTGGCCGCGGTCTATGCCGTGCAGGAGGGCGACATCGGCATGCACCTGCTGGTGGCGCCGCCGTCGGGAGATCCCCAACCGGGGTACACGGCCGCGGTGATGGACGCCGTGCTGGAGCGGTTGTTCGAAAAACCGGGCGTGGAACGCGTGGTGGTTGAACCAGACGCCAGGAACTCCAAGATCCATGTGCTCAACGAGCGGCTGGGCTTCCAGCCGGCGGGGGTTGTCACCCTGCCGGACAAGGAAGCGCTGCTCAGCTTCTGCACACGCCAGGACTACCTCGCCGCCCGCGCAGCGCTTGGCCACCCCCGAGTCCCTTCCCATGACCTTTCCACCCCGATCCACCAGGGAGCATCACTGTGACCATCATCGAGCTGGACCCCACCGTCGTCGAAATACCGGACAGCACCGCCAACACCGTTCCCCACCTCGCACCCGAACGCTGGGCCATAGCCAACCGCCACCTGGTCCGCAAGGCGCTCGCCGAATTCCTGCACGAACGCATCCTGGAGCCGCAGCGCCTGGGCTCCGGCAGGGGTGCCACGGGTCCGGAGGAGCCCACGGTGTACGTGGTCCGCAGCGACGACGGCCTCACGGCGTACTCGTTCACGGCCTGCGTGCTTGAGCTGGAGCACTGGTCGGTGGACGCCGCTTCGATCCACTGCACACGCAAAGGCGAGGATGCCGCCCCGGACGCCCTGCGTTTCATCACCGAGTTCAGGGACACCCTGGGCATCCGCGAGGAGATGCTCCCGGTCTACCTTGAAGAGATCAGCAGCACCCTGGCCGGCCACTCCTACAAGCAGTGGCTGGGACAGCCGTCCGCCGAGGAACTCGCGGCAGGAGTCACCGGCGGCACGGACCCCGCCGCCGACTTCCAGGCCATCGAACGCAGCATGACGGAGGGCCACCCGTGTTTCGTGGCCAACAACGGCAGGCTGGGGTTCGGCATCAGTGACTACCGGGCGTTCGCGCCGGAGACCGGAGCCCCCGTCCGCCTGGAATGGATCGGGGTGCACCGCAGCAAGGCTGTCTTCACCGCCAGCGCGGGGCTGGACTACCGCGCCCACCTGGAGGCCGAGCTCGGCGCCGCCGCGCTGCAGTCCTTTGAGAGCGAATTCGCGGCGCAGGGTGTGGACCCCGCCCAGTACTTCCTGATGCCGGTGCATCCGTGGCAGTGGGAGAACAAGCTCACCGTCACGTTCGCTGCCGAAATCGCCCAGCAGCACATCATCCATCTGGGGACCGGTGCCGACAGTTACCAGGCCCAGCAGTCCATCCGCACGTTCTTCAACACGGCCGCGCCCGCCAAGAGCTACGTCAAGACGGCGATGTCCGTCCTGAACATGGGCTTTATGCGGGGACTCTCGCCGCAGTACATGAAGGCAACCCCCGCCATCAACGACTGGCTGCGGGACCTGATCCGGTTAGACGAAGCCCTGCGGAAACGCGGCCTGGCCATGATCAGCGAGATCGCGGCCATCGGCTACCACAACGGCTACTACGAGGCCGGGTCCGCCAAGGGCTCGCCGTACCAGAAGATGTTGTCCGCGCTGTGGAGGGAAAGTCCGCTCCCGCTGCTGGAGGACGGCCAGCAGCTTGCCACCATGGCGTCCCTGCTGCACGTCGATTCGACCGGCAAACCGATGGCGTCTGCCCTGATTGAGCGCTCCGGACTGGAGCCTGCCGAATGGCTGCGCCGTTACTTCGAGGCCTACCTCGTCCCGTTGGTCCACTGCCTCTACCGGTACGAACTCGCCTTTATGCCGCATGGCGAGAACGTGATCCTGGTGCTGGATAACGGTGTGCCCGTCCGTGCGGTGATGAAGGACATCGCCGAGGAAATCGTGGTGATGGGGCGCCGGCTGGACCTGCCCGCGGACGTATCACGGATCCAGGTGGACATTCCCGACGGCGAAAAGGTGCTGGCCATCTTCACGGATGTCTTCGACTGCATCTTCCGCTTCCTCGGTGCCCTGCTGGTGGAGGACGGGAAACTCAGCGAGGAGGAGTTCTGGGGCACGGCCGCCCGCGTTATCCAGGAGTACCAGGCTGAACACCCGGAGCTCGCGGACCAGTTCGCCCGCCACGACCTGTTCGCCCCTGACTTTGAACTGTCGTGCCTTAACCGGCTGCAGCTGCGGAACAACCAGCAGATGCTTGACCTCACGGACCCGTCCGGCGGGTTGCAGATGGCCGGCAGGCTCGCCAACCCGCTCGCCAGGTTCGCTGTGGGGTGAGCTCAGCCAGGGAGTCAGCTGAGCTCGTCCACCTTGCGCTGCAGCACCGCGCGCTCGGCGGCGTTCCCGCACAGCGCCACGGCCTGCAGGAGTGCGGACCGTGCGTCGCCACGCCTGCCGAGCCGGGTGAGCATCTCGCCACGGACCGCGGGAAGCAGGTGCGAGCCCGCCAGTTCTCCGCGTGCGGCGATCGCCTCCACCAGCTCCAGTCCGTCCGCCGGGCCGGAGGCCATCGCGACGGCCACCGCACGGTTGAGTTCGACGACGGGGGACGGGGCCAGCCGGCCGAGCGCTTCGTAGAGGATGACGATCCGCTGCCAGTCCGTCTCGGCAACCGAATGAGCCACGGCGTGGCACTCAGCGATGGAAGCCTGGAGACCATAAGCACCCAACCCGCGTCCGGATCCCGCGGCCCGGGCAAGCGCCGCACGTCCGCGGCGGATCGCGGCCTGGTCCCACCGCCGTCGGTCCTGGTCTTCCAGAAGCACCGGGCGGCCCGACGCATCGAGCCGGGCCGGGAAGCGCGCGGCGGTGAGTTCCATCAGCGCAATCAGCCCGAACACCTCGGGCTCCGGCGAGATGCGCACCAGTACACGGGCCAGGCGGCGGGCTTCGCCGGCCAGGTCCGTGCGGATCCATTCCGCGCCGCCCGAGGCAAACGAGCCCTCCGTGAAGATCAGGTAGATGACGTTGAGCACCGAGCTAAGACGTTCAGCCCGCTCGTGCGGCTCAGGCACCGCGAAAGGCACCTGCGCGGCGACCAGCGTCTTCTTGGCACGGGTGATGCGTGCCTGGATCGTCGCCACCGGGACCAGGAAAGCCTTGGCAATCTCGTCGCTGCCCAGGCCGCCCACTACGCGTAGCGTCAACGCGATCCGGGCTTCCTTGGCCAGCACCGGATGGCAGGAGATGAACATCAGGGCGAGCACGTCGTCGTCGATCGCATCGGGGTCGAACAAGGTGTCCGCTCCTGGCTCCTCCGCCGCGAGGTCGCTGGCCAGCAGGGCGTACTTTTCATCCCGTGCCGCCCGCCGGCGGAACGTATCAATCGCACGACGGCGGCCTGTGGTGAGGAGCCAGCCGGCGGGTTCGGCGGGTATCCCGTTGACGGACCAGGAGACGAGTGCTTCGGCGAGTGCCTCCTGGGCGAGATCCTCGGCCAGCGGGAAGTCGCCTGTATAGCGGGCCAGGGCGCCGACGATGCGGGCAGACTCCATCCGCCACACCGCCTCGACGGCGCCCCGCGCCTCAGCACCGCTCATTAACGGTCAGATCTGTCGGTCAGAGCTGCCTGGTCACAGCTGCCCGGTCTGCTCGCGCCAGGCGCGTTCCTTCTGGATCCATTCGTTGTCCTGCGGGAACTCGTCGATGGTGGGCACGCGGCGGATTTCGGTCTTGCGGCCGGCCGTGAGCGGCGCCCGCTTCGCCCACTCGATGGCTTCCTGCTTCGAGGCCACATCGAGGATGTAGAAGCCGCCGAACAGTTCCTTGGTTTCTCCGTAGGGGCCGTCGGTGACCACCGGTGTTTCGCCGGTGAAGTCGACCACAACTCCCTCCTTCGGATCCTCCAGGCCCTCGGCCGCCAGCAGGACGCCGGCGCGGATCAGTTCGTCATTGAACTTGCCCATGGCGTTCATCGCCTCGTCGAAGTCGACGTCCGTGAACTTCGCGAGGGACTCGTCGGTTTCCCGCATGATCAGCATGTACTTGGCCATCTCAATCTTCTCCTTGGTTGTGGAAGGTCGCCCTTCGACCTTCTCATCCATAGGTCGAATGGCGCGAGGCCGGATCGACACAAACCCAGGACTTTTTCCAACCGCTGAGCGGGCCCGCTGACTCTGGACCGGGGTGCGGTGGGGGTTTACGGTGGGCTCAGACGGAGCCCACTCGACCCATCTGACTCCACCTGAAAAGGAGAAGCCATGGCCGGCGAACCAGCGTTCTTTGAAATCGGCGTCGAAGATCCCGAACGGGGCAGGGCGTTCTACGGCGCGCTCTTCGGCTGGGACTTCAGCCCCGGACCGTCCGACCAGGGCGGGTCCATCATCGGCACCCCAGGCAACGAGGACCCGGCGGAGTACGGAAGATTCAAGCTCTGCAAGGACGATCAGGGCTCAACCTTCGGCCTGCACCAGCCGCCGGCGCCGTAACACGGCTAGTCTGGGCGCATGGAGACACCCACCACCGCGCTCGTAACAGGGGCAACCGCAGGGCTGGGAGCGGAGTTCGCCCGCCAGCTCGCGCAGGAAGGCCACCACATGGTGCTGGTGGCCCGCGACGCCGCCCGGCTCCAGCAGATCGCTGACGAACTTGAGCGTGATTACAGCGTTTCCACTGAGGTGCTGCCCGCCGACCTGACGGACGACGCCGGTGTGGCCGCCGTCGTCGGGCGCCTCACGGACGCTGCACGGCCGGTTGAGGTTCTGGTGAACAATGCGGGGATCGGGCTGCTGCATTCGTTCGAAAAAAATTCCTTGGAGGACGAGAAAAGGCACCTACGTCTGCACGTGCAGACCCCCATGGAGCTCTGCCATGCTGCCCTGCAGGGGATGCTGGAGCGGCGCTCCGGCCGGATCATCAACGTGGCCAGCGTGTCGGCTTTCGCCAACCGCGGCAGCTACTCGGCTGCAAAAGGCTGGCAGGTCATCTTCAGCCGCTGGGCCAACCTGGCCTACGGACCGAGAGGCGTGCACGTCACGGCGCTGTGCCCCGGATTCACGCACACCGAATTCCACGACCGCATGGGCATGGACAAATCGGTCGCCCCGCGCTGGCTGTGGCTGCGGGCGGACTGGGTGGTCCGGGACGGCCTCGCCGACAACGCCCGCGGGAAGGGCGTTTCGATCCCCACCAAACGCTACAAACTGGTCGCCGCCATCTCGCGTGTGCTGCCGGCGCGGTTTACGTCCGGACCGCCGCGGCGTCCGAAGCAGTAGCCCTCCGCGGCGCACGGACGGCCACCACCACGACGATACCGATCACGGCGCCCACAAAGGTCTCCACCGCGCGTTCGGTGACCAGCAAGCCTGGGTCTACGGGCGCGGCAAGCTGCGTCATGAGCAGGATCACCGGCGTGAAGAAGACCATGGCCCAGCCGTAGTGCCGCGCCATGAAGAGTTCGGTGGGGAACTGGAATGCGATCACCAGCAGCGCCAGCACCGCGGCCGTGTGGCCGGGGAAATACTGCAGCGGGGACAACGGCCCAGGAAAGAGTACGACGGCGACCAACGCCAAACCGACGAACGTCCCCACGATGCGGTGGATCCCGCGGTGGACGCGGCTGGGCAGGTCGGCCCCCGCGAGCGGGACGGCGGCCGCGGCCATGGCCCAGTGCGGGTGGCCGCTGCCGCTCAGGACGCCGCAGGTTCCGGCGGCACCGACGGCCAGGACATAGCGGGCGGCGTGGACCAGCGCGGCCTGCCGGAGTTCGCTGCTGGGACGCGGAACATCACGCACGGCGCCAGCCTCCCAGGCCCGGACCCGCAGCCAGCCGGCGAAGCCCACCAGGATCGAGAATGCGGCCGAGGCCGCGCCGATCAGCACAGCCGTCAGGAACGGCACGCTCGTCGGGACCGAGGCGCAGGCGCCTAATGCGAGGATGCCGAAGAACGGTCCGTTGGGCTTGAGCCGCACCTTGTCGGAGAACAGGGATCCGAGGCCGGCCAGCAAGGCCTCCACGAGCACCAGCCACCAGGAGTGGATGTGGTTGACGGACAGGAACACGCCCACCGCGATGCCGCTGACCAGGACCAGTGCCGCCTGGGCCTGGTGCTTGAGGCGCAGCTGATGGGATTCCGAGCGCCCGTACATACCGGTCAGGGCGCCGAATACCGCGTACATGGTGAGTTCGGGACGGCCGATGGCCAGGAGTACCAGGGAGGGCACTGCCACGCTGAGGGCAACCCGAACGGCCGAGAGCCTGTCGTTGTTCGCCGGGCCCAGGGCGTGCAGCGTGCGGGCATGGGCCATGACTCTGAACACAGCCAACACCACCTATCCTCAAGCCCTTGTTCGAAAATTAGCAGAAGCCCGGAATGCTGACCATTAGCTGGGTCACAGGGCGTCGCGTGGGCACGGCCGGGCCGGGCTGGGCATGGCCGGAAGGGCGGCGCCGGGCACGGCTAAGGCCCGCCCTGCGTGCTTCCCCCAAGGAAAGCGCGCGGGACGGGCCTTTGAGCGCGGGCTACAAGACGGCCCGGTCAGGCCGGTTTGTTGTTGCGGTGCTTAGGCTGTGGTGCCTAGACTCCGGCCGGAACCTTGGCGGCCGCGGCATCGGTCACGTCCTGGGATTCGAACGGCATGTCGGCC
Proteins encoded in this window:
- a CDS encoding GNAT family N-acetyltransferase, whose translation is MSFSFRCVDAVADAPLLHSWVTQPYASFWGMLSSTVDGVVEEYSKIQATGHHHALLGINDDGVPAFLMEEYLPAASPLAAVYAVQEGDIGMHLLVAPPSGDPQPGYTAAVMDAVLERLFEKPGVERVVVEPDARNSKIHVLNERLGFQPAGVVTLPDKEALLSFCTRQDYLAARAALGHPRVPSHDLSTPIHQGASL
- a CDS encoding IucA/IucC family siderophore biosynthesis protein, encoding MTIIELDPTVVEIPDSTANTVPHLAPERWAIANRHLVRKALAEFLHERILEPQRLGSGRGATGPEEPTVYVVRSDDGLTAYSFTACVLELEHWSVDAASIHCTRKGEDAAPDALRFITEFRDTLGIREEMLPVYLEEISSTLAGHSYKQWLGQPSAEELAAGVTGGTDPAADFQAIERSMTEGHPCFVANNGRLGFGISDYRAFAPETGAPVRLEWIGVHRSKAVFTASAGLDYRAHLEAELGAAALQSFESEFAAQGVDPAQYFLMPVHPWQWENKLTVTFAAEIAQQHIIHLGTGADSYQAQQSIRTFFNTAAPAKSYVKTAMSVLNMGFMRGLSPQYMKATPAINDWLRDLIRLDEALRKRGLAMISEIAAIGYHNGYYEAGSAKGSPYQKMLSALWRESPLPLLEDGQQLATMASLLHVDSTGKPMASALIERSGLEPAEWLRRYFEAYLVPLVHCLYRYELAFMPHGENVILVLDNGVPVRAVMKDIAEEIVVMGRRLDLPADVSRIQVDIPDGEKVLAIFTDVFDCIFRFLGALLVEDGKLSEEEFWGTAARVIQEYQAEHPELADQFARHDLFAPDFELSCLNRLQLRNNQQMLDLTDPSGGLQMAGRLANPLARFAVG
- a CDS encoding RNA polymerase sigma factor, coding for MSGAEARGAVEAVWRMESARIVGALARYTGDFPLAEDLAQEALAEALVSWSVNGIPAEPAGWLLTTGRRRAIDTFRRRAARDEKYALLASDLAAEEPGADTLFDPDAIDDDVLALMFISCHPVLAKEARIALTLRVVGGLGSDEIAKAFLVPVATIQARITRAKKTLVAAQVPFAVPEPHERAERLSSVLNVIYLIFTEGSFASGGAEWIRTDLAGEARRLARVLVRISPEPEVFGLIALMELTAARFPARLDASGRPVLLEDQDRRRWDQAAIRRGRAALARAAGSGRGLGAYGLQASIAECHAVAHSVAETDWQRIVILYEALGRLAPSPVVELNRAVAVAMASGPADGLELVEAIAARGELAGSHLLPAVRGEMLTRLGRRGDARSALLQAVALCGNAAERAVLQRKVDELS
- a CDS encoding YciI family protein, coding for MAKYMLIMRETDESLAKFTDVDFDEAMNAMGKFNDELIRAGVLLAAEGLEDPKEGVVVDFTGETPVVTDGPYGETKELFGGFYILDVASKQEAIEWAKRAPLTAGRKTEIRRVPTIDEFPQDNEWIQKERAWREQTGQL
- a CDS encoding VOC family protein, giving the protein MAGEPAFFEIGVEDPERGRAFYGALFGWDFSPGPSDQGGSIIGTPGNEDPAEYGRFKLCKDDQGSTFGLHQPPAP
- a CDS encoding SDR family oxidoreductase, whose amino-acid sequence is METPTTALVTGATAGLGAEFARQLAQEGHHMVLVARDAARLQQIADELERDYSVSTEVLPADLTDDAGVAAVVGRLTDAARPVEVLVNNAGIGLLHSFEKNSLEDEKRHLRLHVQTPMELCHAALQGMLERRSGRIINVASVSAFANRGSYSAAKGWQVIFSRWANLAYGPRGVHVTALCPGFTHTEFHDRMGMDKSVAPRWLWLRADWVVRDGLADNARGKGVSIPTKRYKLVAAISRVLPARFTSGPPRRPKQ
- a CDS encoding FUSC family protein; the encoded protein is MFRVMAHARTLHALGPANNDRLSAVRVALSVAVPSLVLLAIGRPELTMYAVFGALTGMYGRSESHQLRLKHQAQAALVLVSGIAVGVFLSVNHIHSWWLVLVEALLAGLGSLFSDKVRLKPNGPFFGILALGACASVPTSVPFLTAVLIGAASAAFSILVGFAGWLRVRAWEAGAVRDVPRPSSELRQAALVHAARYVLAVGAAGTCGVLSGSGHPHWAMAAAAVPLAGADLPSRVHRGIHRIVGTFVGLALVAVVLFPGPLSPLQYFPGHTAAVLALLVIAFQFPTELFMARHYGWAMVFFTPVILLMTQLAAPVDPGLLVTERAVETFVGAVIGIVVVVAVRAPRRATASDAAAVRT